From Geomonas agri, one genomic window encodes:
- a CDS encoding glycosyltransferase family 2 protein, whose product MPFLLFTCIFLTFYAYFGYPLSLFLLSLFRCREVQKSMITPAITFIITAFNEEKRIREKLANTLALDYPPELLQVVVASDGSTDRTNEIVREYAARGVLLLEVTARGGKENAQKEAVAIAQGEILVFSDVATMIEAGSLHRMMANFADPSIGCVSSVDRVIGRDGKPCGEGAYVRYEMWLRDLEGRVNSLVGLSGSFFAARKEVCRDFSPDMQSDFRTLLNSMRLGWRGVGDPEVVGLYQDVGDSGREFDRKVRTVLRGLTVFFKNLEFLNPFRYGLFSYQFFCHKLLRWLVPLFLAGAFLANAALASSSLCYLSLFLLQSAFYLVAGGGWRNPALGRRTPFKIPLYFITVNVAIAVAWLRYLRGNRMVMWTPSER is encoded by the coding sequence ATGCCCTTTCTCCTTTTCACCTGCATCTTCCTGACCTTTTACGCCTATTTCGGTTACCCTCTTTCCTTGTTCCTGCTCTCGCTGTTTCGTTGTCGCGAGGTGCAAAAGTCGATGATCACCCCGGCCATTACCTTCATCATCACCGCCTTCAACGAGGAGAAGCGCATCAGGGAGAAGCTTGCCAACACGCTGGCGCTGGATTATCCCCCCGAACTGCTGCAGGTAGTAGTGGCCTCCGACGGCTCCACGGACCGCACCAACGAAATTGTGCGCGAGTATGCGGCACGGGGGGTCCTGCTCCTCGAGGTAACAGCGCGCGGCGGCAAGGAGAACGCCCAGAAGGAGGCGGTCGCCATTGCGCAGGGTGAAATCCTCGTCTTTTCGGACGTGGCGACCATGATCGAAGCGGGGAGTCTGCACCGGATGATGGCCAACTTTGCCGATCCTTCGATCGGGTGCGTGAGCAGCGTGGACCGGGTGATCGGGCGCGACGGGAAACCATGTGGCGAAGGGGCCTATGTGCGCTACGAGATGTGGCTTAGGGATCTTGAGGGCAGGGTGAACTCGCTGGTAGGGCTGAGCGGTTCTTTCTTTGCCGCACGAAAGGAGGTCTGCCGCGATTTCTCTCCGGACATGCAGAGCGACTTCAGGACCCTTTTGAACAGCATGCGGCTCGGGTGGCGCGGGGTGGGGGACCCGGAGGTGGTCGGTCTGTACCAGGACGTGGGGGACAGTGGCCGCGAATTCGACCGCAAGGTGAGGACGGTGCTCAGGGGGCTCACCGTCTTTTTTAAGAATCTGGAATTCTTGAATCCTTTCCGGTATGGCCTGTTCTCCTACCAGTTCTTCTGCCACAAGCTGCTACGCTGGCTGGTCCCCCTGTTTTTGGCCGGCGCCTTCCTTGCCAACGCAGCCTTGGCGTCCTCTTCCCTGTGCTACCTTTCTTTGTTCCTATTGCAGAGCGCCTTTTACCTCGTTGCCGGAGGAGGGTGGCGAAACCCTGCGCTGGGCCGGCGCACCCCCTTCAAGATCCCGCTCTACTTCATCACGGTCAATGTCGCCATAGCCGTCGCCTGGCTGCGCTACCTGCGCGGCAACCGCATGGTGATGTGGACCCCGTCCGAGAGGTAA